Proteins encoded within one genomic window of Brassica rapa cultivar Chiifu-401-42 chromosome A09, CAAS_Brap_v3.01, whole genome shotgun sequence:
- the LOC108869310 gene encoding uncharacterized protein LOC108869310, protein KHNVQNPKTFSKGVLSVNKIYSLHQVCINSHRKQQQKPYKTANGYSLKLNSQDNLSVLKYLEMKELLKVILLLIVYLTCSKAMVPYRGCDLIGLAPGGGLGKYETTESKEKMYSGRKLVSGPSRSSCGH, encoded by the coding sequence AAACACAATGTACAGAACCCTAAAACATTTTCCAAGGGTGTACTGTCAGTCAATAAAATTTACTCGCTCCATCAAGTATGCATTAACTCACATAGAAAACAGCAACAAAAACCCTATAAAACTGCAAATGGTTATTCCTTAAAACTCAATAGTCAAGATAATTTAAGTGTGCTTAAGTATTTGGAGATGAAAGAGCTTCTCAAAGTTATACTCTTGTTGATCGTTTACTTGACGTGCTCAAAGGCTATGGTACCTTATCGTGGTTGCGACCTTATCGGGCTAGCTCCTGGAGGTGGATTGGGAAAGTACGAGACAACAGAGTCCAAGGAGAAAATGTATTCGGGTCGTAAGTTAGTTTCTGGTCCGAGTCGTAGTTCTTGCGGTCACTAA